GATGGCGCGCATGGAAACGAATCGGAACACTGGTCTCCCATCACACGCTTACACCGTGGTTTTTCGATCAAAAAAAAACGGTCCCTAAGCCCCGTTTTCGAAGCACGAAACAAGCTAAGGCTTTTCCCTGCGAACTCTGTGCTGCGGCCCGACTCCGCGGTCGGTTTCATGAAACAGCGGCTACCTGTAGGGATTGTCCAGAGCGAGCGTTCGTAGCATCTCCTCTGCCTTTTTCTCACCGCGCTGAGCAGCGATGCTCCACCATACTGCTGCGCTCCTGGCGTCACTCCGGTGATAGTAGAAGTCATAGGCGAGGTTATACGCAGCGACACCGTGTCCGTTGTTCGCCGCCATCACAAGCCATTCGATAGCCTTCTTTTTGCGGCCTAGGCCAAGGTCGTACATCTGGTAGATCCTAAACGCGGCTTCGCCATCGCCCGATCTGCCTCGGCTCATCAACCTTCGCCGTTCCTGAGGTGGGAGTTTATGCGCATCAGCCCAACCAGGTCGACCGTGGCATCCAGTACTCCAAATTGGAATGAATCCAGCAACCAACAAAACGAATGTTCGAAGTAGTCTAAGCTGCATAGCCTGCACGGGTTGTATTCCCTCCAACGATTTGGCGGATGCGGGCAGAGACGGATTCACCGTCCACCGGCTGCACAGTCCCATTCTCGATCTCAGCCAGGCGTCGGCGTGTTTCCTGTTTCCAGGCGGCTCCGATTTCAGGATCGCCTGTGCGCAACTCCTCGCTCAAACTCATCCT
This Verrucomicrobiales bacterium DNA region includes the following protein-coding sequences:
- a CDS encoding addiction module protein → MSLSEELRTGDPEIGAAWKQETRRRLAEIENGTVQPVDGESVSARIRQIVGGNTTRAGYAA